From a single Prionailurus bengalensis isolate Pbe53 chromosome A1, Fcat_Pben_1.1_paternal_pri, whole genome shotgun sequence genomic region:
- the LOC122488194 gene encoding histidine--tRNA ligase, mitochondrial has protein sequence MPPFGFLPMRAWASLFGQLLRSPRAVCIREVHFHSQFAEAVLTSQLKPQQEKSNFIIKTPKGTRDLSPQQMVVREKILDMVVGCFKRHGAKRLDTPAFELKEMLTEKYGEDSGLIYDLKDQGGELLSLRYDLTVPFARYLAMNKVKKMKRYHVGKVWRRESPTIVQGRYREFCQCDFDIAGQFDPMIPDAECLKIMCEILSGLQLGDFIIKVNDRRILDGMFAVCGVPESKFHAICSSIDKLDKISWKDVRHEMVAKKGLAPEVADRIGDYVQCHGGVSLIEQMFQDPRLSQNKQALDGLGDLKLLFEYLTLFGIAEKISFDLSLARGLDYYTGVIYEAVLLQTPAQAQESFNVGSVAAGGRYDKLVGMFDPKGHKVPCVGLSIGVERIFSIVEQRMKTFGQKIRTTETQVFVATPQKNFLHERLKLIAELWDAGIKAELLYKNNPKLLTQLHYCEDMGIPLVVIIGEQEMKEGIIKLRSVASREEVAIKRENLVAEIQKRLSES, from the exons ATGCCCCCGTTCGGATTCCTGCCCATGAGGGCTTGGGCTTCACTGTTTGGCCAGCTTCTGCGGTCGCCCCGTGCTGTGTGCATCAGGGAGGTCCATTTTCATAGCCAG TTTGCAGAGGCAGTGTTAACATCCCAACTGAAACCACAACAAGAGAAATCAAATTTTATCATCAAGACCCCAAAG GGCACTAGAGATCTTAGTCCCCAGCAGATGGTTGTGAGGGAGAAAATTCTTGATATGGTTGTTGGCTGCTTTAAACGTCATGGAGCAAAGAGGTTAGATACTCCCGCGTTTGAGCTAAAG GAAATGCTCACTGAGAAGTATGGAGAGGACTCTGGGCTCATCTATGATCTGAAGGATCAGGGTGGAGAGCTGTTGTCCCTGCGCTATGACCTTACT GTCCCTTTTGCTCGTTACCTGGCCATGAATAAGGTGAAGAAGATGAAACGTTACCATGTTGGAAAAGTGTGGCGGCGGGAGAGCCCAACCATAGTCCAAGGCCGCTACAGGGAGTTCTGCCAGTGT GATTTTGACATTGCTGGTCAGTTTGATCCTATGATCCCTGACGCAGAGTGTTTGAAGATCATGTGTGAAATTCTTAGTGGATTGCAGCTGGGGGACTTCATCATTAAG GTCAATGATCGGCGGATTTTGGATGGGATGTTTGCTGTCTGCGGTGTTCCTGAAAGCAAGTTCCATGCCATCTGCTCCTCGATAGACAAACTAGACAAG ATATCTTGGAAAGATGTGAGACATGAGATGGTGGCAAAGAAAGGCCTGGCTCCTGAAGTGGCTGATAGAATTGGGGACTATGTTCAATGTCACG GTGGGGTTTCCTTGATAGAGCAAATGTTCCAGGATCCTAGACTATCACAGAACAAGCAGGCTCTAGATGGCCTGGGGGACTTGAAGCTGCTATTTGAATACCTGACTTTATTTGGAATTGCTGAGAAG ATCTCTTTTGACTTAAGCCTAGCTCGGGGCCTGGACTACTATACTGGAGTAATCTATGAAGCAGTGCTACTACAGACCCCGGCTCAGGCTCAGGAGTCCTTCAATGTAGGCAGTGTGGCTGCTGGTGGACGCTATGATAAGCTGGTGGGCATGTTTGACCCCAAGGGCCACAAGGTGCCATGTGTGGGACTCAGTATTGGGGTAGAGCGAATCTTCTCTATTGTGGAGCAGAGGATGAAG ACTTTTGGTCAGAAGATACGGACTACAGAGACCCAAGTGTTTGTGGCCACACCACAGAAGAACTTTCTTCATGAACGGTTGAAGCTAATTGCAGAACTTTGGGATGCTGGGATCAAG GCAGAGCTGCTGTATAAAAACAACCCTAAACTACTAACGCAACTGCACTACTGTGAGGACATGGGCATTCCACTGGTGGTCATTATTGGTgagcaagaaatgaaagaagggataATCAAGCTTCGTTCAGTGGCCAGCAgggaggag GTGGCTATTAAACGGGAAAATCTTGTGGCTGAAATTCAGAAGCGACTATCTGAGTCTTGA
- the ZMAT2 gene encoding zinc finger matrin-type protein 2 — MASGSGTKNLDFRRKWDKDEYEKLAEKRLTEEREKKDGKPVQPVKRELLRHRDYKVDLESKLGKTIVITKTTPQSEMGGYYCNVCDCVVKDSINFLDHINGKKHQRNLGMSMRVERSTLDQVKKRFEVNKKKMEEKQKDYDFEERMKELREEEEKAKAYKKEKQKEKKRRAEEDLTFEEDDEMAAVMGFSGFGSTKKSY; from the exons ATGGCGTCCGGCAGCGGG ACGAAAAACTTGGATTTTCGCCGAAAGTGGGACAAAGATGAATATGAGAAGCTTGCCGAGAAGAGGCTCacggaagagagagaaaagaaggatg GAAAACCAGTGCAGCCAGTCAAAAGGGAGCTCCTCCGGCATAGAGACTACAAGGTGGACCTGGAATCCAAGCTTGGGAAGACAATTGTCATTACTAAGACCACACCACAATCAGAGATGGGAGG GTATTACTGCAATGTCTGTGACTGTGTTGTGAAGGACTCCATCAACTTCCTGGATCACATTAATGGAAAGAAAC ATCAGCGAAATTTGGGCATGTCTATGCGTGTGGAACGTTCCACCTTGGATCAGGTGAAGAAACGTTTTGAAGTCAACAAGAAGAAgatggaagagaaacagaaggattATGATTTTGAGGAAAGGATGAAGGAGCTCAGAGAAGAA GAGGAAAAGGCCAAAGCCtacaagaaagagaaacagaaggagaagaaaaggagggctGAGGAGGACTTGACATTTGAGGAGGATGATGAGATGGCAGCTGTGATGGGCTTCTCTGGCTTTGGTTCCACCAAGAAGAGTTACTGA